The proteins below come from a single Chryseobacterium nepalense genomic window:
- a CDS encoding efflux RND transporter permease subunit, which produces MNKFIKNIIAFSLKNKAFTFIWVAVLAVAGFISFKNMPIEAFPDVTNTQIVIITQWNGRSAEEVERFVTTPIELAMSPVQKKTSVRSTTMFGLSIVKILFDDGVDDTFARNQVNNQLRTVSLPDEVDPEVQPPYGPTGEIFRYTLQSKTKDSRELLTLQNWVIDRALRGVPGVADINVFGGQDKVFELSTDPRALDKYNLTPLQVYDAVTKSNLNVGGDVIEKNGQAYVVRGIGLVKSIADIGNITIQNDSGNPVLVKNVAEVHESSMPRVGQAGLNHQEDTVEGIVVMRKGENPREVLVGVKAKIKELNEKILPKDVKMVTFYDRDNLMDFTTETVMHNLLEGIILVTVIVLIFMADWRTTLIVSIIIPLSLLFAFLCLKMAGMSANLLSLGAVDFGIIIDGAVVMVEGLFVMLDHKAHKYGEERFNKLAKAGWIKQTGTGLGKAIFFSKLIIITSLIPIFSFQKVEGKMFSPLAFTLGFALMGALIFTLTLVPVLSHILLNKNVKEKNNPFVNFWDRIVLKGFNFTFRHKKLSLMVSLAFLGLTLFSAKFLGTEFLPQLNEGSLWITAEMPMSSSLKESLKTADLLKKDIMSFPEVTDVLAQTGRSNDGTDPNGFGFVQFAVNLEPKEDWKRKITYEELIEEIDKKLRNYQGITFNYSQPISDNVAEAVAGFKAENGIKIYGDNLQTLDILAEKVLKQVKDIQGVKDAGIIKNIGQPEVSVVLDRDKMAAYGVMPDDAQSVLEMAFGGKTASEMFDGERKFPIRLRYSQEYRKDENDIAALMVPTQDGTKIPLKEISTIEKDNGAAFIYRDDIKRYIGIKFSIRDRDLGSTIADAQQAVSKIDLPDGYTVGWTGQFENQQRASKRLAQVVPVSILGIFFLLFVLFGNMKDSLLVLANVPFALIGGIIALHVTGINFGISAGVGMIALLGICIQNGVILITEFHQNVRNGLHLDNAILQGVKSRTRPVIMTALMASIGLMPAALSTGIGSESQKPLAIVIIGGLITATVLTLLIFPIIFWIFNRTKKSQQI; this is translated from the coding sequence ATGAACAAATTCATTAAAAATATAATTGCTTTTTCATTAAAAAATAAAGCGTTTACCTTTATCTGGGTAGCTGTTCTTGCAGTGGCTGGGTTCATCAGTTTCAAAAATATGCCTATTGAAGCTTTTCCCGATGTCACCAATACCCAGATCGTTATCATTACCCAGTGGAACGGCCGAAGCGCAGAAGAAGTAGAACGTTTTGTAACAACACCCATTGAATTGGCAATGAGTCCGGTTCAGAAAAAAACAAGCGTACGAAGTACTACCATGTTTGGTCTTTCCATTGTCAAAATACTTTTTGATGATGGCGTAGACGATACTTTTGCCAGAAATCAGGTGAATAATCAGTTAAGAACAGTGAGTCTTCCTGATGAGGTGGATCCGGAAGTACAGCCACCGTACGGACCCACTGGTGAGATTTTCAGATATACTTTACAAAGTAAAACCAAAGATTCCCGGGAATTGCTGACTTTACAAAACTGGGTGATTGACCGCGCATTGAGGGGTGTTCCCGGAGTGGCAGACATCAACGTTTTCGGAGGGCAGGATAAAGTTTTTGAATTAAGTACCGATCCAAGGGCTTTGGATAAATATAATCTTACTCCACTCCAGGTGTATGATGCTGTTACCAAAAGCAACCTGAATGTCGGAGGCGATGTTATTGAAAAAAACGGCCAGGCTTACGTCGTTCGGGGGATTGGTTTGGTGAAATCAATTGCAGATATTGGAAATATTACCATACAGAATGACAGCGGGAACCCTGTTTTAGTGAAAAATGTTGCAGAAGTTCATGAAAGTTCAATGCCGAGAGTAGGGCAGGCCGGACTGAATCACCAGGAAGATACCGTGGAAGGAATTGTCGTAATGAGAAAAGGCGAGAATCCCCGTGAGGTTTTAGTAGGGGTAAAAGCTAAAATTAAAGAGCTAAACGAAAAAATACTCCCGAAAGATGTCAAAATGGTAACATTTTACGATCGTGATAATCTGATGGATTTTACAACGGAGACGGTAATGCACAATTTATTGGAAGGTATTATTTTGGTTACAGTAATCGTCTTGATTTTCATGGCCGACTGGCGTACAACTCTGATTGTTTCCATCATCATCCCCTTATCATTATTGTTTGCGTTTTTATGTCTGAAAATGGCTGGAATGAGCGCCAATTTATTGTCACTGGGAGCGGTTGACTTCGGAATTATTATCGACGGGGCCGTCGTCATGGTTGAAGGACTCTTTGTAATGCTAGACCACAAGGCACATAAATATGGTGAAGAAAGGTTTAATAAATTAGCAAAAGCCGGCTGGATAAAGCAAACCGGAACAGGCCTCGGTAAAGCAATTTTCTTTTCAAAATTAATTATCATCACTTCTTTAATTCCTATTTTCTCCTTCCAGAAAGTTGAAGGGAAAATGTTTTCACCATTGGCATTTACTTTAGGTTTTGCTTTAATGGGTGCCCTGATTTTTACTTTAACACTGGTTCCGGTACTTTCTCATATTTTGTTAAATAAAAATGTTAAAGAAAAAAACAATCCGTTTGTGAATTTCTGGGACAGAATTGTTTTAAAGGGATTTAATTTTACATTCAGACATAAAAAATTAAGTTTAATGGTTTCTCTGGCATTTTTAGGACTAACTTTATTCTCTGCAAAATTTTTAGGAACGGAATTCTTACCGCAACTCAACGAAGGTTCATTATGGATCACTGCAGAAATGCCGATGAGCTCATCTTTAAAAGAATCTTTAAAAACGGCAGATCTTCTCAAGAAAGACATTATGAGCTTCCCGGAAGTAACCGATGTTCTTGCACAAACGGGGAGAAGTAATGACGGAACAGACCCGAATGGTTTCGGTTTCGTGCAGTTTGCCGTCAATCTGGAGCCTAAAGAAGACTGGAAACGGAAAATTACATACGAAGAACTCATTGAAGAAATTGATAAAAAACTCAGAAATTACCAGGGGATTACCTTCAATTATTCACAGCCGATATCGGATAACGTTGCTGAAGCAGTGGCAGGATTCAAAGCCGAAAACGGAATTAAAATTTATGGAGACAATCTTCAAACCCTTGATATTCTGGCCGAAAAAGTACTAAAACAAGTTAAAGATATTCAGGGAGTAAAAGATGCCGGGATCATTAAAAATATTGGTCAGCCGGAAGTAAGCGTTGTGCTCGACAGGGATAAAATGGCTGCCTACGGAGTAATGCCGGATGATGCGCAATCTGTTCTCGAAATGGCTTTCGGGGGTAAAACGGCTTCAGAAATGTTCGACGGCGAAAGGAAGTTTCCAATCCGCCTCCGTTATTCTCAGGAGTATAGAAAAGATGAAAATGATATTGCCGCATTAATGGTTCCTACACAGGATGGTACGAAAATTCCGCTAAAAGAAATCAGTACCATTGAAAAGGACAATGGAGCTGCTTTTATTTACAGAGATGATATCAAAAGATATATCGGGATCAAATTCTCTATCCGTGACCGTGACTTGGGAAGTACGATTGCAGATGCACAGCAGGCCGTTTCTAAAATTGATCTGCCGGATGGCTATACAGTAGGGTGGACTGGTCAGTTTGAAAACCAGCAGCGGGCTTCAAAAAGACTGGCGCAGGTTGTTCCTGTAAGTATTCTCGGAATCTTTTTCCTTTTATTTGTGCTTTTCGGAAATATGAAAGATTCTTTATTGGTATTGGCCAACGTGCCTTTTGCACTGATCGGCGGAATTATAGCACTTCATGTAACGGGAATTAATTTCGGAATTTCAGCTGGTGTAGGAATGATTGCCCTTCTCGGAATCTGTATTCAGAACGGGGTAATCCTGATCACGGAATTTCATCAGAACGTAAGAAACGGATTACATCTTGACAATGCCATTTTACAGGGAGTAAAATCAAGAACCCGTCCTGTGATCATGACCGCTTTAATGGCATCCATCGGATTGATGCCGGCAGCCTTGTCAACGGGTATCGGTTCAGAATCGCAGAAACCTTTGGCGATTGTAATTATCGGAGGATTAATTACGGCTACCGTTCTCACCTTATTAATATTCCCGATCATCTTCTGGATATTCAACAGGACAAAAAAATCCCAGCAGATCTAA
- a CDS encoding efflux RND transporter periplasmic adaptor subunit → MKTYIIPIIISLSVLSCSKKEETAQPQSKKGFELSNTMLQSISLAKVEKKYIEDDFNFYGKISADKNSYIDVYPLVGGNVLSVNVELGDYVRKGQVLATIRSTEMAEVQKDVSDARTDLVVAQNNLRVAKEMYEGKLNTERDVLEAKSELQKAQDQMQRANAVSTVYNVKKGNIYSVIAPISGYIVQKNINKDMQLRSDRSENIFDVANTSNVWAIMNVNESDIDKISLGMKAQVSTLSYPDKVFDGKIDKIFKIIDPETNAMQARVVLDNQSGLLIPESKATIKVTSSENTTALTVPSKAVIFDDNRSFVIIYKSRTDVKVREIKVLKQVGDVTYVSEGLSEGEQVVTNNQLLIYRSLNS, encoded by the coding sequence ATGAAAACATATATCATTCCCATAATTATATCATTATCAGTGCTTTCTTGCTCAAAGAAAGAAGAAACGGCACAGCCGCAGTCAAAAAAAGGCTTTGAACTGAGCAATACCATGCTTCAATCTATTTCTCTCGCAAAAGTTGAAAAAAAATATATTGAGGACGATTTTAATTTTTACGGAAAGATTTCGGCAGATAAAAACAGTTATATCGATGTTTATCCCCTGGTAGGAGGAAATGTTCTGAGTGTAAATGTAGAGCTGGGAGATTACGTAAGAAAAGGACAGGTACTGGCAACCATCAGAAGTACAGAAATGGCGGAAGTTCAGAAAGATGTAAGTGATGCGAGAACGGATCTTGTGGTAGCACAGAACAATCTTCGGGTAGCTAAAGAAATGTATGAAGGAAAACTGAATACCGAAAGAGATGTGCTTGAAGCAAAAAGCGAATTGCAGAAAGCCCAGGACCAGATGCAGAGAGCCAATGCCGTAAGTACGGTTTATAATGTTAAAAAAGGAAATATTTACAGTGTTATAGCTCCCATCAGCGGATATATTGTTCAGAAAAATATCAATAAAGATATGCAGCTGAGAAGCGACAGAAGCGAAAATATCTTCGATGTAGCCAATACTAGCAACGTATGGGCCATTATGAATGTGAATGAATCTGATATTGATAAAATCAGTCTTGGTATGAAAGCTCAGGTATCCACGCTGTCTTATCCAGATAAGGTTTTTGACGGAAAAATCGACAAAATTTTTAAGATCATCGATCCGGAAACCAATGCCATGCAGGCCAGGGTGGTACTCGATAACCAAAGCGGATTGCTGATCCCGGAAAGTAAAGCAACCATTAAAGTAACCAGCTCGGAAAATACTACGGCACTTACTGTTCCATCTAAAGCTGTAATTTTCGATGACAACAGAAGTTTTGTGATTATTTATAAATCAAGGACGGATGTAAAGGTGCGTGAAATAAAAGTGCTGAAGCAGGTCGGAGATGTTACGTATGTTTCCGAAGGACTATCAGAAGGAGAACAGGTGGTTACCAATAATCAGTTGCTGATTTACCGCTCACTGAATAGTTAA
- a CDS encoding TolC family protein, producing MNRIAGLLIVASSLVAAQQQMSLSDCEEAFQKNNLQLLAEQYNINMADADILQAKIWELPQLSGQINAYNPEDRKVFDVGRAKGAEITQLIYMGGKKKNEIAFAKSNKELAQLQFSQLLIDLRVQLHTTYYNLYYERLKLKNTEKQLGYMSDLLAAYKQQSAKGNVSLKDEVRLQSVVIQLSNDKIAINKNILEFEQDLKVLTGITDDIEPKLSDSEAHDILAAQPFGDETELQKKAVENNADYQYNLKLIDNSKLYAQWQKSLNVPDLNLGAAWDQNGGTFKNEINLTVGIPLPLWKSNKGNVEKANFAIQQNQKNAEFQKLSLETKVQAAYKTWKTQYDQLSQIKSDDLNNMELVYNGMLNNFRKGNISLIEFVDFMDSYRETALQIYDMKNGIMQSAEQLNQLIQTKIFY from the coding sequence ATGAACAGAATTGCAGGGCTGTTGATTGTTGCTTCCTCACTGGTGGCGGCACAACAGCAAATGTCACTTTCGGATTGCGAAGAAGCTTTTCAGAAAAACAATCTACAACTGCTCGCCGAACAGTACAACATCAACATGGCTGATGCAGATATTTTGCAGGCCAAAATCTGGGAACTTCCGCAATTGAGCGGGCAAATCAATGCCTACAACCCTGAAGATCGCAAAGTTTTTGATGTAGGTCGGGCAAAAGGTGCGGAAATTACCCAGCTTATTTACATGGGTGGAAAAAAGAAGAATGAAATTGCTTTTGCAAAATCAAATAAAGAACTCGCCCAACTTCAGTTTTCCCAATTGCTTATAGATCTTCGGGTACAGCTTCACACTACTTACTATAATCTTTATTACGAAAGGCTTAAACTTAAAAATACTGAGAAACAACTCGGATACATGAGTGATCTTCTCGCTGCCTATAAGCAACAGTCTGCAAAAGGAAATGTATCGCTTAAGGATGAGGTAAGGCTTCAAAGTGTTGTTATTCAGTTAAGTAACGATAAAATAGCAATCAATAAAAATATTCTTGAATTTGAACAGGATCTTAAAGTTTTAACGGGGATTACCGATGATATCGAACCAAAACTTTCGGATTCGGAAGCACATGATATTCTGGCAGCACAGCCTTTTGGTGACGAAACGGAATTGCAGAAAAAAGCAGTTGAAAATAATGCCGATTATCAGTACAACCTGAAATTAATTGACAACAGTAAGCTGTATGCCCAATGGCAGAAATCCTTAAACGTTCCCGATCTTAATCTAGGAGCTGCATGGGACCAGAACGGTGGAACATTTAAGAATGAAATAAATCTTACAGTAGGTATTCCCCTGCCTTTATGGAAATCAAATAAAGGAAATGTTGAAAAAGCAAATTTTGCCATACAGCAAAACCAGAAGAATGCAGAATTTCAAAAACTTAGCTTAGAAACAAAAGTTCAGGCGGCTTACAAAACCTGGAAAACGCAGTATGACCAACTTTCCCAGATAAAATCTGATGATCTTAATAATATGGAACTGGTTTATAATGGGATGCTGAATAACTTCCGGAAAGGAAATATAAGTCTTATTGAATTTGTAGACTTTATGGACAGCTACAGGGAAACGGCACTTCAGATCTATGATATGAAAAACGGAATCATGCAGTCTGCAGAACAACTCAATCAACTTATACAAACAAAAATCTTCTATTAA
- a CDS encoding ATP-binding protein: MSLKRKIAFNLSIAFSLLFGIVMAVIYISFNDFRKDEFKERFRQRLEFTSHFIAKSKDFEEEAPVFFNENSDNILLNETILIFNGNKELIYSTIKDRNVTWDNELLKELDEKKVIYSEKTVPEIYAALKNINGQNYYILTSAYDTNGNSKLEYLKYLLITAYVMSTLFIGFFSYYFMGQFLKPLEDLNKEISEVTAHKLTTEIPVRDSNDEIDVLAKSFNTMIKRLDDVFQSQKDFTASASHEIRTPITRMAFQLENLIKFGQHSPETLSSLQQIKRDVYQLSDLTNSLLLLTKFDKENIQSIYEEVRIDEVIFESFEAVEKSYPKLKMDFLISENTSENALLIINGVQSLLDIVFINLFKNAAIYSDDTEVDVLITETDNRLIVDVISHGNTIPKEEQPKLFEAFMRGNNSQNTSGSGLGLRIVKRILEYHGAEIIYTAPGDLLNKFSVIFHK, translated from the coding sequence ATGTCTTTAAAAAGAAAAATCGCCTTCAATCTCAGTATTGCTTTTTCATTACTTTTCGGTATTGTGATGGCGGTGATTTATATATCTTTTAATGATTTCAGGAAAGATGAATTTAAAGAAAGATTCAGGCAGAGGCTCGAATTTACCTCCCACTTTATTGCAAAATCCAAAGACTTCGAAGAGGAAGCACCCGTTTTTTTTAATGAAAACTCGGACAATATTCTTTTGAATGAAACGATTCTGATTTTCAACGGCAATAAAGAATTAATCTACAGTACGATTAAAGACCGGAATGTTACCTGGGATAATGAGCTGCTAAAAGAGCTCGATGAAAAAAAGGTTATTTACTCTGAAAAAACGGTTCCTGAAATTTATGCTGCCCTCAAAAACATTAATGGACAAAATTATTACATTCTTACCAGCGCTTACGATACCAATGGAAATTCCAAACTGGAGTATCTGAAGTATCTGCTGATTACGGCTTATGTAATGAGCACGTTATTTATCGGGTTTTTCAGTTATTACTTTATGGGGCAGTTCCTGAAACCTCTTGAAGATCTTAATAAAGAGATCTCAGAAGTAACGGCCCACAAACTGACAACAGAAATTCCCGTTCGTGATTCCAATGATGAGATTGATGTTCTTGCGAAATCATTCAATACCATGATCAAAAGATTGGATGATGTATTTCAGTCGCAGAAAGATTTTACGGCAAGTGCCTCTCATGAAATCCGAACACCTATTACCAGAATGGCATTTCAGCTCGAAAATTTAATTAAGTTTGGACAGCATTCTCCGGAAACATTATCTTCACTTCAACAGATTAAAAGAGATGTTTATCAATTATCGGATCTTACCAATTCATTGCTCCTGTTGACGAAGTTCGACAAAGAAAATATCCAGAGCATCTACGAAGAAGTCAGGATCGATGAAGTTATTTTTGAGTCTTTTGAAGCTGTGGAAAAAAGCTATCCGAAACTGAAGATGGATTTTCTGATTTCCGAAAATACCTCCGAAAATGCTTTGCTTATCATAAATGGCGTACAGTCATTACTTGATATTGTTTTTATTAATTTATTCAAAAATGCCGCTATCTATTCTGATGATACTGAGGTGGACGTACTGATTACCGAAACGGATAACAGGCTTATTGTTGATGTTATTTCCCACGGAAATACAATTCCTAAAGAAGAGCAGCCAAAACTTTTTGAAGCGTTCATGAGAGGTAACAATTCTCAGAATACTTCCGGATCAGGTCTTGGACTTCGTATTGTAAAAAGAATTCTGGAATACCACGGTGCTGAAATCATTTATACGGCTCCCGGAGATCTGTTGAATAAATTCAGTGTTATTTTTCATAAGTAA
- a CDS encoding response regulator transcription factor, giving the protein MNILLLEDDLILSAELCKFLESNNFTCDKIYDGETFLRQIKNSSYDLYLLDINVPKINGLDVCQTIRSFDKNTPIIIISAYGDLSDKKDAFTRLADDYLVKPFQFEELLLRMNSLLRRKSPSENSDQDIIRVDDLIINKTEQKVFRAGNEIALTLKEFQLLVYLAEAQGRTVSKQQITEHVWEHNFNTNTNTVEVYINFLRKKIDKDFKIKLIHTRSGFGYYLSPL; this is encoded by the coding sequence ATGAATATTCTTTTATTGGAAGATGATCTTATTCTTTCTGCGGAACTTTGCAAGTTTTTAGAATCAAATAATTTTACCTGTGATAAAATCTATGACGGCGAAACCTTTCTGCGTCAGATAAAAAACAGTTCTTATGATTTATATCTTCTCGATATCAATGTTCCTAAGATCAATGGGCTCGATGTGTGCCAGACGATACGTTCTTTCGATAAAAATACCCCCATCATTATTATTTCTGCTTACGGAGATCTTTCGGATAAAAAAGACGCTTTTACGAGACTTGCGGATGACTACCTGGTAAAACCTTTTCAGTTCGAAGAATTGTTGTTGCGTATGAATTCTCTTCTGAGAAGGAAATCTCCCTCAGAAAACAGCGATCAGGATATTATAAGGGTGGATGATCTTATTATCAATAAAACCGAACAGAAAGTTTTCCGTGCCGGGAACGAAATTGCACTCACCCTGAAGGAATTTCAGCTGCTGGTTTATCTGGCCGAGGCCCAGGGAAGAACGGTTTCAAAACAGCAGATCACGGAACACGTCTGGGAACATAATTTCAATACCAACACCAATACGGTGGAAGTTTATATCAACTTTTTAAGAAAGAAAATAGATAAAGATTTTAAAATTAAGCTTATTCATACACGTTCCGGATTCGGATATTATTTAAGCCCGCTCTAA
- a CDS encoding HPF/RaiA family ribosome-associated protein, with protein MKITVQSIGLTPHEPLESHIEKKVSKLDTFYDKIQDCKVFLKVENNSDKANKTAEIILAVPGDDIVVKKTTTSFEESLDLCVDAAKKLLIKKKEMA; from the coding sequence ATGAAGATCACAGTACAATCAATTGGTTTAACTCCACACGAACCACTAGAGTCACACATCGAAAAAAAAGTAAGCAAGCTGGATACGTTTTATGATAAAATCCAGGACTGCAAAGTGTTTTTAAAAGTGGAAAATAACTCGGATAAGGCCAATAAAACAGCCGAGATTATTTTAGCGGTTCCGGGAGACGATATCGTGGTAAAAAAGACAACAACAAGTTTTGAAGAAAGCTTAGACCTGTGCGTTGATGCTGCTAAAAAGCTACTAATCAAGAAAAAGGAAATGGCATAG
- a CDS encoding tyrosine-type recombinase/integrase produces MLDKFLEYLELEKRYSPHTITSYRKDLEDFCRFYLKTEASEDISKADKKIIRNFIVELSENRIAKRSINRKLSSLRSFYLFLLKIGDIEVSPTENISSLKFYPEKQIPMSEQEMQNLSDQVFTHVQDLLEKCILEVLYQTGIRKSELCGMTFENVNLDAGEIKIVGKGNKQRVIPISENLAAVLKSYVQIRKPATEFKSYFFVNRKGKKLTEKFVYLVVNKYLSLITTKEKRSPHILRHSFATHVLDNGAEISKVKKILGHSSLASTQVYTNANIEQLKKVFNQAHPRASKNDEL; encoded by the coding sequence ATGCTGGACAAATTCTTAGAATATTTAGAACTCGAAAAGAGGTATTCGCCTCATACGATTACAAGTTACAGAAAAGATCTTGAAGACTTCTGCCGTTTTTACCTTAAAACCGAAGCTTCAGAAGATATTTCCAAAGCCGATAAAAAAATCATCCGGAATTTTATTGTTGAATTGAGCGAGAACAGGATAGCCAAAAGAAGCATCAACCGAAAGCTTTCCTCTCTCCGAAGTTTTTATCTTTTTCTTTTAAAAATCGGTGATATTGAAGTTTCTCCTACCGAAAATATTTCTTCATTGAAGTTCTATCCGGAAAAACAAATTCCCATGTCTGAACAGGAAATGCAAAACCTAAGTGATCAGGTGTTTACACATGTTCAGGATCTTCTCGAAAAATGTATTCTGGAAGTACTTTACCAAACCGGTATCCGTAAGTCGGAGCTTTGTGGTATGACTTTTGAAAATGTAAACTTAGACGCCGGCGAAATAAAAATAGTCGGGAAAGGAAACAAGCAAAGAGTTATTCCGATTTCCGAAAATCTGGCAGCGGTTTTAAAAAGTTACGTACAAATCCGCAAACCGGCAACAGAATTTAAATCATACTTCTTTGTCAACAGGAAAGGTAAAAAACTCACTGAAAAATTTGTTTATTTGGTGGTTAATAAGTACCTTAGTCTTATAACAACAAAGGAAAAAAGAAGTCCTCACATCCTTCGTCACAGCTTTGCTACACACGTTTTGGATAATGGGGCAGAGATCTCTAAAGTAAAAAAAATATTAGGACATTCCAGCCTTGCAAGTACTCAAGTCTATACGAATGCCAATATCGAACAATTGAAAAAAGTTTTTAATCAGGCTCACCCAAGAGCCTCAAAAAATGACGAATTATGA
- the rpsU gene encoding 30S ribosomal protein S21, protein MLIIPVKDGESIDRALKKYKRKFDKTGTVRQLRARQQFIKPSVTLRQARLKAAHKQRALSKEEQA, encoded by the coding sequence ATGTTAATAATTCCAGTTAAAGATGGTGAATCCATCGACAGAGCATTAAAAAAATATAAAAGAAAATTTGATAAAACAGGGACGGTTCGTCAGTTAAGAGCCAGACAACAGTTTATCAAGCCTTCTGTAACGTTAAGACAAGCTAGATTGAAAGCTGCTCACAAACAAAGAGCGCTTAGCAAAGAAGAGCAGGCTTAA